Proteins encoded together in one Mycobacteriales bacterium window:
- a CDS encoding TMEM175 family protein, producing the protein MAEDDELREEGGSTEEDDAGLGRVLALSDGVFAIAMTLLALDLRIPDVSNKDLPHALADHAGAYLAFLLSFFVISRYWLNHHRMFRHIVRVDGGTMRLNLLFLLVVAALPFPTAVLSNHGSTTAGVVLYASSVVAATLLLGALWLWAGNHSLTAVTMPRRATYDEASVSFVVAVVFLVSIPVAFVVPSEAAFIWLLLFLPRRTMLLGAQRVRRLFRH; encoded by the coding sequence GTGGCCGAGGACGACGAGCTCCGCGAGGAGGGCGGCTCGACGGAGGAGGACGACGCCGGGCTCGGTCGGGTGCTCGCCCTGTCCGACGGCGTGTTCGCCATCGCGATGACGCTGCTGGCCCTCGACCTGCGCATCCCCGACGTCAGCAACAAGGACCTGCCGCACGCCCTCGCTGACCACGCCGGCGCCTATCTCGCCTTCCTGCTCAGTTTCTTCGTCATCAGCCGCTACTGGCTCAACCACCATCGGATGTTCCGGCACATCGTGCGGGTCGACGGCGGGACCATGCGGCTCAACCTGCTGTTCCTGCTCGTCGTCGCCGCGCTGCCATTCCCCACTGCAGTCCTGAGTAACCACGGCAGCACGACCGCCGGGGTTGTGCTGTATGCGTCGAGCGTCGTGGCCGCGACTCTCCTGCTCGGTGCGCTGTGGTTGTGGGCGGGCAACCATTCTCTTACCGCCGTGACGATGCCCCGACGGGCAACGTACGACGAAGCGTCCGTGTCGTTCGTCGTCGCCGTGGTATTCCTGGTCTCGATACCGGTCGCGTTCGTCGTGCCGAGCGAGGCCGCATTCATCTGGCTGCTGCTCTTCCTGCCCAGGCGGACGATGCTGCTCGGCGCGCAACGTGTCCGGCGGTTGTTCCGCCATTAG